A single region of the Limimonas halophila genome encodes:
- a CDS encoding uroporphyrinogen-III synthase: MHVLVTRPQADAEDLLTDLHAHGHTAVLAPMLEVHVTARTAPDVRGVQALLFTSANGVRAFTSVSDRRDLPVFAVGKATAEAARGRGFQHVEAAGGDAASLAAHVRARLTPAEGALYHAAGTVTRGALAETLRDAGFTVHREALYDCVPVTDLPADAHAALANGTLDGVLFFSPRTADTFVSVVRSADLGAACRRLHAVCLSPAVAERVRALTWAGVHLAARPERTALLAVLSGLGDGEAAAPSREADRHA; the protein is encoded by the coding sequence GGCCGTCCTCGCGCCCATGCTGGAGGTCCACGTAACCGCGCGCACGGCCCCGGATGTGCGCGGCGTGCAGGCGCTGCTCTTCACCTCCGCCAATGGCGTGCGCGCGTTCACCAGCGTTTCGGACCGGCGCGATCTGCCCGTTTTCGCGGTGGGGAAAGCCACGGCCGAGGCGGCGCGGGGGCGCGGGTTTCAGCATGTCGAGGCGGCGGGCGGCGATGCAGCCTCCTTGGCCGCGCACGTGCGCGCACGCCTGACCCCGGCGGAGGGGGCGCTGTATCATGCCGCCGGCACGGTGACGCGCGGGGCGCTGGCGGAAACCCTGCGCGACGCCGGTTTCACGGTGCACCGCGAAGCCCTCTACGATTGTGTGCCGGTGACGGACCTGCCCGCGGACGCACACGCCGCGCTGGCGAACGGCACGCTCGACGGGGTGCTGTTTTTCTCTCCCCGTACGGCGGACACCTTTGTTAGCGTCGTGCGGTCGGCGGACCTTGGCGCGGCCTGCCGGCGCCTGCACGCCGTGTGCCTGTCGCCCGCGGTGGCGGAGCGTGTTCGGGCCCTGACCTGGGCCGGCGTGCACCTCGCCGCCCGGCCGGAACGCACCGCACTGCTGGCCGTCCTCTCCGGCCTTGGCGATGGAGAGGCCGCGGCCCCATCCAGGGAGGCGGACCGACACGCATGA